One window of Psychrobacillus sp. FSL H8-0483 genomic DNA carries:
- the gyrA gene encoding DNA gyrase subunit A — translation MSEIPNKGVKGINISTEMKTSFLDYAMSVIVSRALPDVRDGLKPVHRRILYGMQELGNTPDKPHKKSARIVGDVMGKYHPHGDSSIYEAMVRMAQHWSYRYMLVDGHGNFGSVDGDAAAAMRYTESRMSKIAMELLRDINKNTIDYKDNYDGQEKEPVVLPSRYPNLLVNGASGIAVGMATNIPSHNLGEVVDGVLALSENPAISIEELMTIIPGPDFPTGGIILGRSGIRRAYETGRGSVLIRAKVEIEQKASGKEVIIVKELPYQVNKARLIEKIAELVRDKKIDGITHLADESDRNGMRIVIEVRKDANSNVLLNNLYKQTALQSSFGVNMLALVDNQPKVLNIKEMLYHYLEHQKVVIRRRTQFELNKAEDRAHILEGLRIALDHIDEIITLIRSSQTGEEAKNGLMEKFNLSERQAQAILDMRLQRLTGLERDKIEDEYNTLLKLISDLKFILANEYRVIEIIREEITEIKDRFSDKRRTEIVAGGAEVLEDEDLIPVENSVLTLTNKGYIKRLPANTYKSQKRGGRGVQGMGTNEDDFVEHLLYTSTHDTILFFTNKGKVYRARGFEIPEYGRTAKGLPLINLLAVEKDEQVTAMIPMSSFEEDSYFIFTTKYGITKRTPVSGFAHIRANGLIAISLREEDELIAVRLTDGKKQIIIGTRQGKLVRFEETDIRSMGRTAGGVRGVRLKDDDYVVGMEIIESDQEILVVTENGYGKRTPESEYRLQSRGGMGVKTCQITEKNGPLSAVKAVDGTEDLMLITINGMLIRMDVKDISITGRSTQGVRLMRLADDELIATVAKVEKEDDEEEDIEIVEESSTDEVSPTEEVNE, via the coding sequence ATGTCAGAAATACCGAATAAAGGTGTCAAGGGGATCAATATTAGTACAGAAATGAAAACATCATTTCTGGACTATGCAATGAGCGTAATTGTATCCCGTGCATTACCAGACGTTCGTGACGGGCTAAAGCCTGTACATCGTCGAATTTTATATGGAATGCAAGAGTTAGGAAATACACCAGATAAGCCCCATAAAAAATCAGCTCGTATTGTAGGAGATGTAATGGGGAAATACCATCCACATGGTGACTCCTCTATTTATGAAGCAATGGTGCGCATGGCGCAGCATTGGAGTTATCGCTACATGTTAGTGGATGGACACGGAAACTTTGGATCCGTAGATGGTGATGCAGCAGCCGCAATGCGTTATACGGAATCGCGTATGTCTAAAATTGCAATGGAATTATTACGTGATATAAACAAAAATACAATTGATTATAAAGATAATTACGACGGACAAGAAAAAGAACCTGTTGTTTTACCGAGTAGATATCCCAATTTACTTGTAAACGGAGCTTCTGGAATTGCTGTTGGTATGGCAACAAATATTCCTTCTCACAATTTAGGAGAAGTAGTTGATGGTGTATTGGCCCTGTCTGAAAATCCAGCAATCTCCATCGAAGAATTAATGACTATTATTCCAGGTCCAGATTTTCCTACAGGTGGGATTATTTTAGGTAGAAGCGGCATTCGTCGTGCATACGAAACTGGTAGAGGCTCTGTGTTAATCCGGGCAAAAGTAGAAATCGAACAAAAAGCGAGTGGGAAAGAAGTTATTATTGTTAAGGAATTACCTTACCAAGTTAACAAAGCTCGACTAATTGAAAAGATTGCTGAATTAGTTCGCGATAAGAAAATTGATGGGATTACGCATCTTGCAGATGAATCTGACCGTAACGGAATGCGGATTGTCATTGAAGTTCGTAAAGATGCAAATTCAAATGTTTTATTAAATAATTTATATAAACAAACCGCTTTACAATCAAGCTTCGGAGTAAATATGCTCGCGCTTGTAGACAATCAACCAAAAGTGTTGAACATAAAAGAAATGCTTTACCATTACTTAGAACATCAAAAAGTGGTTATTCGTCGTCGTACACAATTCGAACTGAATAAAGCAGAAGATCGTGCACACATTTTAGAAGGTTTACGAATTGCTCTTGATCATATTGATGAAATCATTACATTAATTCGTAGTTCTCAAACAGGAGAAGAAGCGAAAAATGGTCTGATGGAGAAATTTAATTTATCAGAACGTCAAGCACAAGCGATTTTAGATATGCGCCTGCAACGTTTGACTGGTTTAGAACGCGATAAAATTGAAGATGAATACAATACATTACTCAAATTAATAAGTGACCTTAAATTTATCTTAGCGAATGAGTATAGAGTAATTGAAATTATACGAGAAGAGATTACTGAAATTAAAGATCGATTCTCAGACAAACGCCGAACAGAAATTGTTGCAGGAGGAGCAGAAGTTTTAGAGGATGAAGATTTAATTCCTGTGGAAAATTCTGTACTTACTTTAACAAACAAAGGCTATATCAAGCGATTACCTGCTAATACGTATAAGAGTCAAAAAAGAGGTGGTCGTGGAGTACAAGGGATGGGAACAAACGAAGATGACTTTGTAGAGCATCTATTGTATACATCTACACACGATACTATTTTATTCTTTACGAATAAAGGGAAGGTATATCGTGCAAGAGGATTCGAAATTCCTGAATATGGTCGCACAGCAAAAGGACTACCGCTTATTAACTTGTTAGCTGTTGAGAAAGATGAACAAGTTACGGCAATGATTCCGATGTCATCCTTTGAAGAAGATAGTTATTTTATCTTTACAACGAAGTATGGTATTACAAAACGTACTCCAGTATCGGGCTTTGCACATATCCGAGCAAATGGTTTAATTGCTATTTCGTTACGTGAAGAAGATGAGTTAATCGCTGTTCGTTTAACTGACGGAAAGAAACAAATTATTATTGGTACACGCCAAGGTAAATTAGTACGATTTGAAGAAACGGATATTCGTTCAATGGGTAGAACAGCGGGTGGAGTAAGAGGTGTTCGCTTAAAAGACGATGATTACGTAGTCGGTATGGAAATTATCGAATCTGATCAAGAAATCTTAGTTGTTACCGAGAATGGTTATGGTAAACGTACTCCAGAGTCAGAATATCGTTTACAAAGCCGTGGAGGTATGGGAGTAAAAACGTGTCAGATTACCGAGAAAAATGGGCCTTTATCTGCTGTCAAAGCAGTTGATGGCACGGAAGATC